In Actinomadura citrea, a single window of DNA contains:
- a CDS encoding HAD family hydrolase has protein sequence MPDVIVFDLYGVIARTQTPEAVKRIEEIAGTPGPAFWDAYWACRPAYDAGQESASYWADVAGLLGATFPDVPALTEADLESWTDVDEEMVALVGELADRGRTLGLLSNIIGDLVPRFEARHGAWLSRFDERVYSCHIGVAKPDPRAYEICAGRLGVKPADVLFFDDNEHNVLAARETGMRAELFTSPAQVRTLTA, from the coding sequence ATGCCCGATGTGATCGTGTTCGACCTGTACGGAGTGATCGCCCGCACCCAGACGCCCGAGGCGGTGAAGCGGATCGAGGAGATCGCCGGGACACCCGGCCCGGCGTTCTGGGACGCCTACTGGGCCTGCCGCCCCGCCTACGACGCCGGCCAGGAGAGCGCGTCCTACTGGGCGGACGTCGCGGGCCTGCTCGGCGCCACGTTCCCCGACGTCCCCGCGCTGACCGAGGCCGACCTCGAAAGCTGGACCGACGTCGACGAGGAGATGGTCGCCCTGGTCGGCGAGCTGGCCGACCGGGGGCGCACGCTCGGGCTGCTCTCCAACATCATCGGCGACCTGGTGCCCCGCTTCGAGGCCCGGCACGGCGCCTGGCTCTCCCGCTTCGACGAGCGCGTCTACTCCTGCCACATCGGCGTCGCCAAGCCCGACCCCCGCGCCTACGAGATCTGCGCCGGCCGCCTCGGCGTCAAGCCCGCCGACGTCCTGTTCTTCGACGACAACGAACACAACGTCCTCGCCGCCCGCGAGACCGGCATGCGCGCCGAGCTCTTCACCTCCCCGGCCCAGGTCCGCACCCTCACCGCCTGA